The following proteins are encoded in a genomic region of Arachis ipaensis cultivar K30076 chromosome B02, Araip1.1, whole genome shotgun sequence:
- the LOC107627232 gene encoding protein FAR1-RELATED SEQUENCE 5-like, with product MAGTRCADDIKFNGSTSTEVMGHEFSHEGVNSEHISYDQYEQEEEKHEEVDVDYMDEDNTNVEPMFDYHGFDEGYNIDSLEDIGMIEFWNIRDEDRKPTPEPRCGCSEMMEIRLDAPSSRWFISYFSDEHNHLLLDLRLTGLLRGHRFMSEVDIGHMINMKKGGISVGQIYQALANQEGGYEYLSFTQRDMYKKIAKERHQLPGDAYAALKYLEDQATNDPSLYFNHHMDADGTLRNLFWYDGLSRADYSLFSDVLAFDATYKRNKYMCPFGDTYRWLLQQLKVAMNGKAPVSVITDGDLSMKFAIEKEFPNAHHRLCAWHLIRNATSNIGKPQFTSMFKKCILGDYEIDVFRQKWFEMVEGFGVENKNWVLDMYKKRHSWATAHIRGKFFASFRTTSRCDGLNSIIAKYVNSRYNLVEFIQHFNRCVDHIRWKEIDERDFCQ from the exons ATGGCTGGTACTCGATGTGCGGACGATATCAAGTTCAATGGTTCCACTTCTACT GAAGTTATGGGTCATGAATTTTCTCATGAAGGGGTTAATAGCGAGCATATATCATATGATCAGTATGAGCAGGAGGAAGAAAAACATGAGGAAGTTGACGTGGATTATATGGATGAGGACAACACAAATGTGGAACCAATGTTCGATTATCACGGCTTCGATGAAGGGTATAACATTGACTCACTCGAAGACATTGGGATGATTGAATTTTGGAACATCAGGGATGAAGAT AGAAAACCTACTCCCGAGCCAAGGTGTGGCTGCAGTGAAATGATGGAGATTCGTCTAGATGCACCTAGTAGTCGTtggtttatttcttatttttctgaTGAACACAATCATCTGCTTCTGGATCTTCGGTTGACTGGATTGCTTCGTGGGCATAGATTCATGTCCGAGGTTGATATTGGCCACATGATTAACATGAAAAAGGGTGGGATTAGTGTTGGGCAGATATATCAGGCATTAGCAAATCAGGAAGGTGGCTACGAGTATCTCTCTTTCACGCAAAGGGACATGTACAAAAAAATAGCAAAGGAGAGGCACCAATTACCCGGTGATGCATATGCAGCTTTGAAGTATCTAGAAGATCAAGCAACAAATGACCCTTCTCTCTATTTTAATCATCACATGGATGCTGATGGTACTTTGCGTAATTTATTCTGGTACGATGGTCTCAGTAGGGCAGATTACTCATTATTCAGCGATGTGCTGGCTTTTGATGCTACCTATAAGAGGAATAAATATATGTGTCCATTTGGTG ACACATACAGGTGGTTGCTACAACAACTGAAGGTGGCAATGAATGGGAAAGCACCTGTTTCGGTTATCACGGATGGTGATCTATCAATGAAGTTTGCCATTGAGAAAGAGTTTCCTAATGCACATCATAGATTATGTGCATGGCATCTGATTCGCAATGCAACAAGTAACATTGGCAAGCCCCAGTTTACCTCCATGTTTAAAAAGTGTATACTAGGCGACTATGAAATTGATGTATTTCGTCAAAAGTGGTTTGAAATGGTTGAGGGATTTGGTGTCGAAAACAAGAATTGGGTCCTAGATATGTataaaaagagacattcatgggCAACTGCACATATAAGAGGGAAGTTTTTTGCTAGTTTTCGGACTACTTCTCGGTGCGATGGATTAAACTCAATCATTGCAAAGTATGTCAATTCAAGGTACAATCTGGTTGAGTTCATTCAACACTTTAATCGATGTGTCGACCATATAAGGTGGAAAGAGATTGATGAgcgagatttttgccagtaa